Genomic DNA from Telopea speciosissima isolate NSW1024214 ecotype Mountain lineage chromosome 2, Tspe_v1, whole genome shotgun sequence:
GATTATCTATCTTTTAATGTAATAGTATAAGAACATTTGAGAACCATAGAAGCTGTCTCATATTATGAAAATCAAATAAGATTCGGATTAGCCCATCTGGTGTTGAATTTCCACATTACATTCTGGGACAACCAAGCCCTTAACAACTCAAACTACTGGGACCATTTGTATATGTATACCTGTAGCACCTAAAGTAATTCTATATATAACAATAGAAAAGACAATGGGAGAGATACTAAGATTTAAATCATGAGTTGTAGCTTAGGAGATGAGGGAgatgccttggaggaggagatcATTGGCTATGATCTGGTTTGCAGCCTCAGTGGGATGGAAACCGTCCCAGAACACATACCCTGTGGCATTGGCACATGTACCCACAGACTCTGAGTTACACAGCACTGAGGTCTCTATCGTCCCTGTACCACAACAAGCTTTCCTTGCCTCAAAGAACCCTGTTATGCAATATCAAGTACAACAACAAAAACTGTATCAATGAAAGATCAAGGTGATCGGATGATCGAAACCACTTCTGCATTTTTCTGGGCTTGGAGATTCTTATACATTGCAGTAACACAAAGTCAGCATTCTACTCAAAAACCTAACAGGTCCTGCAGAGAAGGTCACCTGCACAGTACCAGTTTGAAGCTTGCAAGAAGGTACATACCATAATCAGAAGGCTTGGTAATGAGGTCATGGAGAGGTTGGTAGATGTCAAAGACAGCGAGTTTGAGACCAGATAGATTCTCCAACAAGCTTTGAGCTGTGGCATTCAACTTGTTATTGAATGAAACAGCATCTCGGTTCAACCTTGCCACACACTGGTTGCTCCCATCACCATAAATTGTGATGGATGCTGGCAAACAACCAAGTGGAGCCAGTGTTGTCACTCCAATCCTCCTTGCTCCCAAACCATATAGTTTCTGTCACAAAATGTTCTCTGTCAAAAAGGCTAGTAAGCGATTATATAGTGCACTGAAAAATACAGGTCAAGATGAAGCAGAGACCTGGACGAAAACAGAGAATGATTGCATAAGTATGTCTGAGAATTGATCAGGTGTGTAGACTCTGTTGAGAAGAGGATTAATATAGTAGTTCTGAGCAAAATCACTGCTCCCAGCACTCAGAATGTAGATAGCCTGAGAGAAGATAGAGGAAGCATTGGATTTCCCTGCAATCCTCTCTACTTTTCTTTGGTATTCTTTATAGTACTCAAGCTGTTGAGTCAATGAAATGGCATTCTACACAgcagtaaaatccaaaataatgACTATAAAAATCTTAGTATTTATTAGTTATACCATCAATCCATCATGTgtaattgagagagagaaagaaaggaagtgATACATATAATTGTGCTGTCTTGTGATAATAACCagaggaagctgaggcaaagTTTGCTCCACTTAAGAGGTTGTTCCCTTTTGCAGCTTTACTAAGGTAGGCAGGTGGGTATGTAGTGAAGCCCAGATTCTCAGCTATACTCAAAAGGCATGAAACATCACAGTTAAGGTGGAGAAGGCAATGTGGGATAATGTAATTAGAGCTGAAAAATGATATGGGCTTTGAGATTTGTTACCAGTTAAATCTGTGGCTAGCTTTCCATTACAGAACCTCCCTGTTGGTTTATGTGAAACAAAGTCCCTACCATAGGGAAGGAAGTTTGCCTTGACAAGAGTAATGAGGTGGTTGTTGTTGCCCACATCCACAACAGAGTCCCCAAACATGTACAATGCAGGAACAAGAGGCTGCCCATGAGCAACATAGACCACCACAAGGAGAACTAAAGAACCCAAAAGAGAGCTTGAAAAACCCATTCTTTTTCACCTGTTATGCAGTGTAGGTAAACTCTGTTTTTTGTACCAAGAGAGACTGAGTGAGTTAAGGTAAGAGGCTGGTGTGTAAGAGGGCATTTAATAAGAGATTGTAAGAGGTATTTAAAGTTCAATAACTACTGAGAAAGGTTATAGTTCCAAGAAATCTGTTCATTTACAGCTAAGGTGCATGTTTTGCATCTCCTAAATGACTAGTAATTTGTCACTTTTCCCTTTGGCAGAATTTGCCTTTTGTCTTACGTTTGAAAGAGTTTGTTTTGAGGAGCTGATGAAAGTTTTAGCTAATTAACACATTCAAATAAGGGTGGAAATTAAAAAAGGTGGTAGTTTCATACTAACAAGTAACAAATGCAAGTCACTTTATACGTAATGCCACCTTTCTTGCACAACTAACGTGCCTTGAATCTGTTGATGGAGTATGTCTTGGGCTATTCCAGTTTTCAATCCTCTTAAATGTGAGACTATTCCAAGTTTCTTTCTTAAGATCTTCCATTTGCCTTAAAAGGGTCAACCAATACCAGGGGTAGTATTGGTAATAGAttcccccacccccatccccaaaatattctctttttcttgaacTCCTCTCTTATTTTGTTGATGATGTGTTTTAGAGGGGGGTGAGAGGTGCTGAGACTAAAGACTCCTATGGTAAATGTGCTTTGCAGTAATACTGATGTAGTGATACAATTCCCACTCATTCTTGTGCAGGGTGTAGTCATGCAGTGATGCAATGACCAGTTGAAAAATTCTTGTGCAGGGTGTAGTTAATTGGAGCTTTCTGTTTGCATTGTATGACCCTTCCTTGTTCTACCACCATTTCACCATCcaaattcttctcttttttcttttttttcccttctttggtgaccatcaaagaaaagagaattaaGACAAGGGTTCATGTCATTTTCACTGTTTCTTCTCTTATAGGGCAATGGGTTATTGTGGTTTTGTTCTTTAATCCATAAAATTAGGTGGTGTTAATAACTTATTGTCTGTCTGAATAATATAATAGGGGCAAGGGAAGCTAAAACACCATCTTTTGGATCACCCAGTGCATGTGATATTTTAACTACAAGATAGCCCTGATTAACAAGAATAAGATATGGGGTTGAAACATCTTATTTTTAAAGGATGGGTTGAatcatccatatatatatatatatatatatgggaaagagaacaccaaCTGATCACGTGGTTAGTATGGTTCCATTGCCTAAACACAAACTAATGCCTTTGTGTCCGTAAAGACCGTTCAAaccccaatgaaataaaaaaatcacattcAAACCAATGTCTCTATGGACACTTTCATTGGCTACACGACCGGTTAGAATTCTTTTGGCGAAAGGTTATATCCATGGCCGTACACTATGCATGGTCGAGCACAGACCATGGGATGAAGATAATgacctaccccccccccccccaaaacattTAACTTATCGTAACCCGCCCTTTATATGGCCATGCCTGAAAATCGCCCCAAATATATAcacagagagaagaaaaaaaaaactttctcaCGAACCAGAGTACCATTTCTTTCacatgggatttttttattattttctctttcttacctGACCTTTTGGGCCACCGGCATTAATGTGGTATTTAGGGGAATCCTCTTCCATGTATATataaggttatgtttggttgACAACAAAtggttagaaaagaaaaaaaatattcagattttttttaatttgaggaTAGAGattagacacataaatcaatcattgtaaatcatcatgattttttatgatatctgaaaaacaaaaaaccagatAAACTCATCATTTGATGGTATATCTGGTATGATTACATTCCATGGGACCAACGATTTCGTGTTGATGCTATTCCAAAGCATTCATAGATGTCCTTTATAATCCAAATGTTCTCTTCCTTCAACTAAGCAATAATGTTGTGTTCGGTGGTGGACTCTCAATTAAATTAAAGTCCCCCACACCCATTTGAGTGGTTTTTTCAATGACTTTCAACaaatttataaataaacaatTCAGAAGGTTGATGAGGGAAAGGTTCACCCCATCTAAAGGATCTCCTTCTTCAGCACTCAAATTTTAGTGGTTGACTTAATGATGAATCTACCATTTTCCATGAACTCATATCATGGAGTTCTCCACTTTCCACAACTTTGAATCCTAATTAATAAAGTTTGCCACCTTGAGATCCAAATCCAACAGGTGGAATTGTTTATGGTTAGGTCATGACATTTGTCCATCTAATGTACATGCATGGAAAAATATAGAGAGGATTACAAGATTAGGGAAATTTTAAGGATGTCAATCGGTTTGTAACGGttcttggtttggtttggtttggttcaagatATAAACTGtgaaaatcgaaaccaaatgaTAGCCTATTTTTTAAACTtgaattggttcaatttttattcagtTCTGATCCAGTTGTATTCGGTTTGAGCCATATTTTAGGTGTTTGGATTAATTTTTTACAtttcaccaacaaaaaaaaaaaacatcttacTTGTTAAAGTCTT
This window encodes:
- the LOC122650141 gene encoding GDSL esterase/lipase At5g22810-like, whose amino-acid sequence is MGFSSSLLGSLVLLVVVYVAHGQPLVPALYMFGDSVVDVGNNNHLITLVKANFLPYGRDFVSHKPTGRFCNGKLATDLTAENLGFTTYPPAYLSKAAKGNNLLSGANFASASSGYYHKTAQLYNAISLTQQLEYYKEYQRKVERIAGKSNASSIFSQAIYILSAGSSDFAQNYYINPLLNRVYTPDQFSDILMQSFSVFVQKLYGLGARRIGVTTLAPLGCLPASITIYGDGSNQCVARLNRDAVSFNNKLNATAQSLLENLSGLKLAVFDIYQPLHDLITKPSDYGFFEARKACCGTGTIETSVLCNSESVGTCANATGYVFWDGFHPTEAANQIIANDLLLQGISLIS